Proteins encoded in a region of the Flammeovirga yaeyamensis genome:
- a CDS encoding SRPBCC family protein gives MKSIFFALAILYTFITLGQDKKTQHIEVSREIKAPAAAVWKVVGEEFGDVHKSHPFVVDSKYSQEGVSEGCEGAERICSITLDGKKYVKEKQVNYDPENMKFKVQITHIQGLPLIPEYSYGVYHVVKVDDKTSKLVFTFDYRTKPAFMGSLAKGKFRKQLSDYMLAVDHYVMTGEEVNGENFKEIKKQYETK, from the coding sequence ATGAAATCAATATTTTTCGCATTGGCTATTTTATACACATTCATCACTTTAGGCCAAGATAAAAAAACACAGCACATAGAAGTTTCAAGAGAAATTAAAGCTCCAGCGGCGGCTGTTTGGAAAGTGGTAGGGGAAGAGTTCGGTGATGTTCACAAATCACATCCATTTGTTGTCGATTCCAAATATTCTCAAGAAGGAGTATCAGAAGGGTGTGAAGGAGCAGAAAGAATTTGTTCGATTACGTTGGATGGAAAGAAATATGTAAAAGAAAAGCAAGTGAATTACGATCCTGAAAACATGAAGTTTAAAGTACAGATAACCCATATTCAAGGTTTACCTCTAATTCCAGAATATTCATACGGAGTGTATCATGTAGTAAAAGTGGATGATAAAACCTCAAAATTGGTTTTCACTTTCGATTATAGAACCAAACCTGCTTTTATGGGAAGTTTAGCTAAAGGAAAATTCAGAAAGCAGTTATCCGATTATATGTTAGCCGTTGATCACTATGTGATGACAGGTGAGGAAGTTAACGGAGAAAATTTCAAAGAAATCAAGAAACAATACGAGACAAAGTAG
- a CDS encoding glycoside hydrolase family 140 protein: MKCRVFCVLFFLFNSFQLLAQRLEVSDNGRYLVTEEGKPFFWLADTAWELFHRCDREEADFYLKKRAEQGFNVIQAVALAELHGLTTPNPYGHLPLIKNNPNEPNDAYFEHVDYIIKKADELGLYIALLPTWGDKLNTLSWGDGPEVFNKSNAFQFGKWIGNRYKDYDNIIWIIGGDRNPRENSDDVEVWNQMAEGIVKAAGGYDKTLMSFHPQPKEGGGSSTWFHQEKWLDFNMHQTGHCIDQNAYVHIIHDYQLTPIKPVIDGEPLYEDHPNCFNAKELGYSNHEDIRRIMYWNVFAGAFGQSYGCHDVWQMFKNDKEPINQPLRPWPEAMDLPMANQAKHLKNLMLSRPYLSRIPDQEIIKSDNTENKEYKIATRDSEGDYGMVYFPSGGAIQLDLTFISTDELQVWWFDPRTGNSFRGEDIIKSDKVNIAAPTSGKGNDWVLVIDAVGKDFDVPASVRTN, encoded by the coding sequence CGCCTTGAAGTAAGTGATAATGGCCGATATTTAGTCACAGAAGAAGGAAAGCCTTTTTTCTGGTTGGCAGATACTGCTTGGGAATTATTTCATCGATGTGATAGAGAAGAAGCAGATTTTTACCTAAAAAAAAGAGCGGAACAAGGATTTAATGTGATTCAAGCAGTGGCTTTAGCAGAGTTGCATGGTTTAACAACTCCCAATCCTTACGGACATTTGCCATTAATCAAAAACAATCCAAATGAACCCAATGACGCTTATTTTGAGCATGTGGACTATATCATCAAAAAAGCAGATGAATTGGGATTATACATTGCTTTATTACCTACTTGGGGTGATAAATTGAATACATTGAGTTGGGGTGATGGTCCCGAAGTATTCAATAAAAGTAATGCCTTTCAATTTGGGAAGTGGATAGGGAATCGGTACAAAGATTATGATAATATCATATGGATTATAGGTGGAGACCGGAACCCAAGGGAAAACTCTGATGATGTCGAGGTGTGGAATCAAATGGCAGAGGGAATAGTAAAAGCTGCCGGAGGTTATGATAAAACTTTAATGAGTTTTCACCCTCAGCCAAAAGAGGGCGGAGGTTCATCTACATGGTTTCATCAAGAAAAATGGTTAGATTTTAATATGCATCAAACGGGCCACTGTATCGATCAAAATGCATATGTTCATATTATTCACGATTATCAATTAACCCCCATCAAACCAGTAATCGATGGAGAACCTTTGTACGAAGACCATCCCAATTGTTTTAATGCCAAAGAATTAGGGTATAGTAATCATGAGGACATCAGAAGAATAATGTATTGGAATGTTTTTGCAGGTGCTTTCGGTCAGTCCTATGGTTGTCATGATGTTTGGCAGATGTTTAAGAATGATAAAGAACCGATTAATCAACCTCTTAGACCTTGGCCTGAAGCAATGGATCTACCTATGGCCAACCAAGCAAAACATCTCAAGAATTTGATGTTGTCCCGTCCTTATTTGTCTCGAATTCCAGATCAAGAAATAATAAAAAGTGACAATACAGAAAATAAAGAGTACAAAATAGCCACTAGGGATTCAGAAGGCGATTATGGAATGGTTTATTTTCCTTCGGGAGGTGCTATACAATTGGATTTGACTTTCATTTCAACAGATGAACTGCAGGTTTGGTGGTTCGATCCGAGAACGGGAAATAGCTTTAGAGGGGAAGATATTATTAAATCGGATAAAGTAAATATAGCTGCTCCAACAAGTGGGAAAGGGAACGATTGGGTATTGGTAATTGATGCTGTTGGGAAAGATTTTGATGTGCCAGCTAGTGTCAGGACAAATTAA
- a CDS encoding arylsulfatase, with amino-acid sequence MKYISILLMLMITFSCSSPSNEKKEADVKPNVLLLIGDDIAFGDLGVYGSEINTPNFNRLAESGVRFTNFHASPVCSVTRSMLMTGCNNIEIGLGSFDYSFYPASKGKPGYEGYLTENAVTMSQLFNDEGYEVIKVGKWHLGGEEAGGYGPFHWGFTKEFGILSGGSNHWNNLRMTPIFSDPDFMHKKFEEHWTLNGKKYDRPEGVYSGELYTNQMLDFIKEAHQNGKPWFSWMAFTTAHFPIQAPPELVEKHFDFYLKHGYEGLKQFRYKRLKEKGLISHDASPAPENDLVKKWNQLSDDEKKYQAKVFATYAAEIEDQDNRIGQILDYLQSSGQLENTMIVYLSDNGPEGMEAENPNTGNQVFGEWIANNYDTSFEAIGTANSSNYIGTAWANAATGGLSWWKWFIGEGGVRVPMIIVPPGATKESYKRAGEMSNAVMSVKDLPMTILDYAGIKHPGDTYKGKKVQAPSGISARAFLDGASDIIRNDTQWYAFELFGNAYIMKGNYKLIKVRKGMFGDGEWHLYDVVKDPSESKPLEKEMPDRYKEMLGIYKQYEKDHQLVQVDESWNAFKAASD; translated from the coding sequence ATGAAATATATAAGCATTCTATTGATGTTGATGATTACTTTTAGTTGTTCATCCCCATCAAATGAAAAAAAAGAGGCTGATGTAAAGCCTAATGTATTATTACTTATTGGTGATGATATTGCCTTTGGTGATTTAGGTGTTTATGGCTCTGAAATTAATACTCCTAATTTTAATCGTTTGGCAGAATCGGGTGTTCGATTTACCAATTTCCACGCCTCTCCTGTTTGTTCTGTGACACGATCGATGCTCATGACAGGTTGTAATAATATTGAAATTGGTTTGGGATCTTTTGATTACTCTTTCTACCCTGCCTCAAAAGGAAAACCTGGATATGAAGGCTATCTTACCGAAAATGCGGTGACCATGTCTCAACTATTTAACGATGAGGGTTACGAAGTTATTAAAGTAGGAAAATGGCATTTAGGAGGTGAAGAAGCGGGTGGTTATGGACCTTTTCATTGGGGCTTTACCAAGGAGTTTGGTATCCTTTCGGGTGGATCAAACCACTGGAATAATTTGAGAATGACCCCTATTTTCTCTGATCCTGATTTCATGCACAAAAAATTCGAAGAACATTGGACACTGAATGGTAAGAAATATGACCGTCCCGAAGGTGTATATTCAGGAGAGTTATATACCAATCAGATGCTTGATTTTATAAAAGAGGCACATCAAAATGGGAAACCATGGTTCTCTTGGATGGCGTTTACCACAGCCCATTTCCCTATTCAAGCGCCTCCAGAATTAGTGGAAAAACATTTCGATTTTTACTTAAAACATGGATACGAAGGTTTAAAGCAATTCAGATATAAAAGATTAAAAGAAAAAGGATTGATCTCTCATGATGCTTCTCCTGCACCTGAAAATGATTTGGTAAAAAAATGGAATCAACTATCTGATGATGAAAAGAAATACCAAGCAAAAGTGTTTGCCACTTATGCTGCTGAAATTGAAGATCAAGACAATAGAATTGGTCAGATTTTAGATTACCTTCAATCTTCTGGTCAGTTAGAAAATACTATGATCGTCTATCTTTCTGATAATGGTCCTGAGGGAATGGAAGCGGAAAACCCGAATACCGGAAACCAAGTTTTTGGAGAGTGGATAGCTAATAATTACGATACATCTTTTGAAGCGATTGGTACGGCCAACTCTAGTAACTACATCGGTACGGCTTGGGCCAATGCGGCAACAGGTGGACTTTCTTGGTGGAAATGGTTTATCGGTGAAGGTGGTGTTCGTGTGCCAATGATTATCGTTCCTCCGGGTGCCACAAAAGAAAGTTATAAACGTGCGGGAGAAATGTCGAATGCTGTGATGTCTGTGAAAGATCTTCCTATGACTATTTTAGATTATGCCGGTATCAAACACCCTGGGGATACTTATAAAGGCAAAAAAGTACAGGCTCCTAGTGGAATAAGTGCACGTGCTTTCTTAGATGGAGCATCAGATATTATTAGAAATGATACCCAATGGTATGCTTTCGAATTGTTCGGCAATGCCTATATCATGAAAGGAAATTATAAACTGATTAAAGTTCGTAAAGGTATGTTTGGGGATGGAGAATGGCATTTGTACGATGTGGTAAAAGATCCATCAGAAAGTAAACCTTTGGAAAAAGAAATGCCGGATCGCTATAAAGAGATGTTGGGTATTTATAAACAATACGAAAAAGACCATCAGTTGGTGCAGGTGGATGAGTCTTGGAATGCGTTTAAGGCGGCTAGTGATTAA